A single genomic interval of Helianthus annuus cultivar XRQ/B chromosome 6, HanXRQr2.0-SUNRISE, whole genome shotgun sequence harbors:
- the LOC110864253 gene encoding vacuolar protein sorting-associated protein 28 homolog 2: protein MEVKLWNDKREREMYDNFAELYAIIKATEKLEKAYVRDIIPSADYEIECQKLIAHFKTLSSTLKDTVPSIERFHDTYKMDCPAAMNRLIVSGVPATVEHRAAAAASGVTSAAIVAECVQNFITAMDSLKLNMTAVDQVFPLLSDLSGSLNKLSILPPDFEGKTKMKEWIGRLAKMGAADELTEQQARQLHFDLESSYNSFMAALPTSGA, encoded by the coding sequence ATGGAAGTCAAACTATGGAATGACAAACGCGAGAGGGAAATGTACGACAATTTTGCTGAGCTGTACGCCATCATCAAGGCTACAGAAAAGCTCGAAAAGGCCTATGTTAGAGACATTATTCCATCAGCTGATTATGAAATCGAGTGTCAAAAACTCATAGCCCATTTTAAAACGCTATCATCAACACTTAAAGATACTGTACCCAGTATTGAAAGGTTTCATGATACTTACAAAATGGACTGCCCGGCGGCAATGAACCGTCTCATAGTCTCCGGAGTGCCTGCTACAGTTGAGCACAGGGCTGCTGCTGCGGCCTCTGGGGTGACCTCTGCTGCGATTGTGGCAGAATGCGTGCAGAATTTCATCACTGCAATGGATTCGTTGAAGCTGAACATGACTGCAGTTGATCAAGTTTTCCCTTTACTTTCTGACTTGTCAGGTTCGTTAAACAAACTGTCGATTTTACCCCCAGATTTTGAAGGAAAGACTAAGATGAAGGAGTGGATTGGGCGGCTGGCAAAGATGGGGGCTGCAGATGAGTTGACTGAGCAGCAGGCTAGGCAGCTTCATTTTGACTTGGAATCGTCTTATAATTCATTTATGGCTGCATTGCCAACAAGCGGGGCATGA
- the LOC110864252 gene encoding wee1-like protein kinase, with translation MKTTTLKRRRGGSASSSSRKQTNKLMKGSLAGHLSAQLGQITFKPPLNNNSSRFQTLLDQVSSHDASESAPSATLLDFDVDAQDDKDFILSQDFFCTPDYITPEVPPLPVTTVGFNTRLEELPCPKSPEKLKSVRSKRQKQALLGLEEDDLPVESETDNQAPTEPHLNKQGYVSQSAVALRCRVMPPPCMKNPYIKDASENDADPFGDRRSKCAVFFPAALGGDGLSRYRTDFHEIEQIGTGNFSCVFKVLKRIDGCMYAVKRSTRKLHQDTERQKALMEVQALAALGYHDNIVGYNTSWFENEQLYIQMELCDHNISINHASKICSEGEVLEAMHQIAKALQFIHEKGIVHLDVKPENIYVKNGVYKLGDFGCASLLDGSLPIDEGDARYMPQEILNDDYDHLDKVDIFSLGATIYEIIRGSTLPDSGPYFQNLREGKLPLLPGHSVQFQNILKAMLDPDPVRRPSAKELVVNPIFNRPHRTFKPK, from the exons ATGAAGACCACAACCTTGAAGAGGAGAAGGGGCGGAAGCGCTAGCAGCAGCAGtagaaaacaaacaaacaaactgatGAAAGGTTCACTAGCAGGCCATTTATCTGCTCAGTTAGGTCAAATCACTTTCAAACCTCCGCTCAACAACAATTCCTCTCGATTTCAAACTCTTCTCGATCAGGTCTCCTCGCATGATGCATCGGAATCCGCTCCCTCAGCCACGCTTTTAGATTTCGATGTTGATGCCCAGGACGACAAAGATTTCATTCTCAGCCAGGACTTTTTTTG CACGCCAGACTACATTACTCCAGAAGTCCCACCTTTGCCTGTTACTACTGTAGGCTTCAATACTAGG ttGGAAGAGTTGCCATGTCCAAAATCACCAGAAAAGTTAAAGTCTGTTAGAAGCAAAAGGCAAAAACAAG CACTTTTGGGACTGGAAGAAGATGATCTACCAGTAGAAAGTGAAACTGATAATCAAGCACCAACTGAACCTCACTTAAACAAGCAGGGTTATGTTTCCCAGTCTGCTGTGGCATTACGTTGTCGAGTAATGCCTCCTCCTTGTATGAAGAACCCTTACATTAAGGATGCTTCAGAAAATGATGCTGACCCATTTGGAGACCGCAGATCAAAATGTGCAG TTTTCTTTCCTGCTGCACTTGGTGGTGATGGTCTTTCTCGCTATCGAACAGATTTTCATGAAATAGAG CAAATTGGCACTGGAAACTTCAGTTGTGTATTCAAAGTCTTGAAGAGAATTGATGGTTGCATGTATGCTGTGAAACGCAGTACAAGGAAATTGCATCAGGACACTGAAAG GCAAAAGGCTTTGATGGAAGTTCAAGCTTTAGCTGCATTAG GATATCATGATAACATTGTTGGATATAATACTTCTTGGTTTGAAAATGAGCAATTATACATCCAAATGGAACTCTGTGATCACAATATATCTATCAACCATGCATCTAAAATATGCTCAGAAGGTGAAGTGTTGGAAGCAATGCATCAG ATAGCCAAGGCATTGCAATTTATACACGAGAAAGGGATAGTTCACTTAGATGTGAAACCTGAAAATATATATGTGAAGAATGGTGTTTACAAGCTTGGTGATTTCGGTTGTGCAAGTCTTCTTGATGGGAGTTTACCTATCGATGAAGGTGATGCAAGATACATGCCACAAGAAATCTTGAATGATGACTATGATCATCTAGACAAAGTTGATATATTCTCTCTTGGAGCTACTATTTATGAAATCATAAGGGGTTCAACACTGCCGGATTCTGGACCCTATTTTCAAAATCTTAGGGAAGGGAAACTACCTCTTCTTCCTGGTCATTCGGTACAATTCCAGAATATACTTAAG GCAATGTTGGACCCTGATCCAGTTCGGCGTCCATCCGCTAAAGAACTAGTAGTGAACCCAATCTTCAACAGGCCTCACAGAACATTTAAACCCAAATAA